In one window of Candidatus Scalindua sp. DNA:
- a CDS encoding hemerythrin domain-containing protein, translating to MSILIEELKHEHSDILATLNEVKKLGILSKEGQTKLLAAKAVLLEHLQNEDDRLYPILKANAEQNKALENTLDLFAMDMKNVSNIVKKFFKKFSIGVVYDEIQKDFELLFSALVERIKNEEDLLYDELERLQQ from the coding sequence ATGTCAATACTGATCGAAGAACTGAAGCATGAACACTCAGACATTCTGGCGACACTGAACGAAGTAAAAAAGCTGGGTATTCTTTCAAAAGAGGGACAAACCAAACTCCTTGCCGCAAAAGCTGTATTACTCGAACATCTGCAAAATGAAGATGACAGGCTGTATCCGATTCTCAAAGCGAATGCAGAACAGAATAAGGCACTTGAAAACACCTTAGACCTTTTCGCCATGGACATGAAGAATGTATCAAATATTGTAAAAAAATTCTTCAAAAAATTTTCCATTGGTGTTGTTTACGATGAGATCCAGAAAGATTTTGAATTACTGTTCTCGGCTCTCGTTGAAAGGATAAAGAACGAAGAAGATCTCCTCTATGATGAACTTGAAAGGCTGCAGCAATAA
- a CDS encoding SDR family oxidoreductase, with product MKVTRNRSGLISKSEGLFSLSGRVAVVTGAAGQLGGEYVQTLLAANARVAAFDIRLDNPKSKLGKIDSENLLLVEADITSRKSLQDGLGEVLSRFGPPAILVNNAAVDAPPNASEQETGPFETYPESSWQAIIDVNLTGMFLSCQVIGGAIARSGKGSIINISSIYGNLSPDQRLYEYKEEPFFKPVSYSVTKSGVLNLTRYLATYWAGAGVRVNTLTLGGVFNNQDETFLKNYCSKVPLGRMAGEGEYSGAVLFLASDASSYMTGANLIIDGGYSCW from the coding sequence ATGAAGGTAACCCGTAATAGATCAGGATTGATTTCCAAGAGCGAAGGACTTTTCAGTTTATCCGGAAGGGTTGCGGTCGTGACTGGTGCAGCAGGACAACTTGGAGGTGAATATGTTCAAACGCTGCTTGCCGCCAATGCACGTGTCGCAGCTTTTGATATAAGGCTCGACAATCCCAAATCGAAACTGGGGAAAATTGATTCTGAGAATCTATTATTAGTTGAGGCAGACATAACCAGTAGAAAATCTCTTCAAGACGGTTTGGGAGAAGTGTTATCCCGGTTCGGTCCTCCTGCTATTTTGGTTAATAATGCTGCTGTTGATGCTCCTCCAAATGCATCGGAGCAGGAAACAGGACCCTTTGAGACATACCCTGAGTCGTCATGGCAGGCAATAATAGACGTAAACTTAACGGGAATGTTTTTGTCCTGCCAGGTGATAGGCGGAGCTATTGCCAGAAGCGGTAAGGGCAGTATAATCAATATTTCTTCCATCTACGGTAATCTTTCTCCGGATCAGAGGTTATATGAGTATAAGGAAGAGCCTTTCTTTAAACCAGTTTCGTACTCAGTTACCAAGTCAGGTGTCTTGAATCTTACACGGTATCTTGCTACCTACTGGGCCGGGGCAGGGGTCCGGGTGAATACTCTCACATTGGGAGGGGTTTTTAATAATCAGGATGAGACGTTTTTGAAGAACTATTGTTCTAAAGTACCGCTCGGGCGTATGGCGGGAGAAGGCGAATACAGTGGCGCGGTGCTTTTTCTGGCTTCAGATGCCTCATCCTATATGACGGGAGCCAATTTAATAATAGATGGTGGTTACAGTTGCTGGTAG
- a CDS encoding glycosyltransferase family 39 protein — protein sequence MEKNKIGFLHDRYAWIILCCSLMVRIYLSSVTYVIQNDSVAFIENAHFFARGDFQAGLRHDYHPLYSMMMAGVYKIIPYMELSGTIISVFLSTVTVLIFYLIGRGVFNQKISFVSSLILAFHPYAVRFSADIISESTYFFFFLAALGSGFFAIKDGRILLYALTGICSAFAYLARPEGIGIMCIVSGWCLLKGGFRIKVVWKQKLVEILILVASFAVFSIPYLVYIKSETGSWHLTKKKSVSKIAGIEKLIDRQDGERAAEETGGPQTDSGPVHVNQPSDKGASVKAYIGGALYTMEKYISTFHPFLFALFLVGMASWCKIGKKGFFGYYVLSIVLFYLFILLRLNLTHAVCSGEGVNYPSRRHVMPIIIPVLFWVGIGVTAVGTWLYERIQTGKLGVWLLKRMGKSERRVLLVIVVLALGVLLPKTLKPQRFDKVGILQVGKWIRENSEKAVPVVCSTSARNAYYAGGRAVQMADIYTALSLARKENADYIVLTRKEQEVLAAELKQSDMKGQTELVYTAHDSDTSNQSVLFLYKVIY from the coding sequence ATGGAAAAAAACAAAATTGGATTTTTACATGATAGATACGCCTGGATAATCCTGTGTTGTTCTCTGATGGTGAGAATATATCTGAGCTCTGTTACCTATGTAATACAGAATGACAGTGTTGCGTTTATCGAGAATGCACACTTTTTTGCTCGTGGAGATTTTCAAGCCGGTTTAAGACACGACTATCACCCCTTGTACTCAATGATGATGGCTGGTGTGTACAAGATCATTCCTTACATGGAGCTTTCGGGTACTATCATATCTGTTTTTTTGAGTACAGTAACGGTCTTAATCTTTTATCTGATCGGCAGGGGTGTATTTAACCAGAAGATATCGTTTGTTTCTTCCCTTATTCTGGCCTTTCATCCATACGCGGTAAGGTTTTCAGCTGATATCATCTCTGAGTCAACCTATTTCTTTTTCTTTCTTGCAGCGCTTGGATCCGGTTTTTTTGCAATAAAAGATGGGAGGATTTTGCTGTATGCTCTTACGGGCATCTGCAGTGCATTTGCCTATCTTGCCCGACCGGAAGGGATTGGGATTATGTGCATTGTGAGTGGTTGGTGTCTTCTCAAGGGGGGCTTCAGGATAAAGGTTGTCTGGAAACAGAAACTGGTTGAAATCCTGATTCTTGTTGCTTCATTTGCAGTGTTCTCGATTCCTTATCTGGTATATATAAAGAGTGAAACAGGTTCCTGGCATCTTACCAAGAAAAAGAGTGTATCGAAGATAGCGGGTATCGAGAAGTTGATTGATCGCCAGGATGGCGAAAGAGCTGCTGAAGAAACAGGGGGGCCGCAGACAGATTCCGGGCCAGTTCATGTTAACCAACCGTCAGATAAAGGGGCAAGTGTGAAGGCTTATATTGGTGGTGCTTTATATACCATGGAAAAATATATCAGTACGTTCCATCCATTTTTGTTTGCACTCTTTCTTGTCGGTATGGCCAGTTGGTGCAAGATCGGGAAGAAGGGGTTTTTTGGGTACTATGTATTGTCAATCGTTTTGTTCTATCTCTTCATTCTATTAAGGTTAAACTTGACACACGCGGTATGTTCCGGTGAAGGTGTCAACTATCCCAGCAGGAGACACGTAATGCCTATAATTATCCCCGTTCTCTTCTGGGTTGGCATAGGAGTTACTGCAGTGGGTACATGGTTATATGAAAGGATTCAGACGGGCAAATTGGGTGTGTGGCTGCTGAAGAGGATGGGGAAAAGTGAAAGAAGGGTACTGCTCGTTATAGTAGTTCTTGCCCTGGGGGTTTTACTGCCAAAGACACTGAAACCCCAGAGGTTTGATAAGGTAGGTATTTTGCAAGTTGGTAAATGGATAAGAGAAAATTCAGAGAAGGCCGTACCAGTAGTCTGTAGCACATCTGCAAGAAACGCCTATTATGCCGGAGGGAGAGCGGTACAGATGGCAGACATTTACACTGCACTTTCTCTGGCGAGAAAAGAAAATGCCGATTACATAGTGTTGACGAGGAAAGAGCAGGAAGTCCTGGCAGCAGAATTGAAGCAATCTGATATGAAAGGGCAGACAGAGCTGGTCTATACCGCACACGATAGCGATACTTCGAATCAAAGTGTTTTATTCTTATATAAGGTCATTTATTGA
- a CDS encoding N-acetylneuraminate synthase family protein, translated as MKTVHFGKSVISDNGPCFIIAEIGHNHQGKLETALEMIKVAANCGVNAVKFQKRDNKSLYTKEFYNKPYDNENSYGATYGEHREYLEFGWDEYVEIMNCAEENGVEFMAAAFDFKSVDFLEKLGITSYKIASGDLTNTPLLKYVATLGKPMFVSTGAATFDEIRIAYETIRPHNDKICILHCIAEYPVEYRNLNLRIVKVLKREFPDAIIGYSSHDNGILAPVIAYMLGARVVEKHFTLNRSWKGTDHKFSLEPEGLRKQVRDLNRVDISLGDEERVVYDFEKEARNKMGKGIYTSEPLSAGTILTRNDIIFKTPANGVPPYLADKIIGRKLKVDLNEEEPISLDFLE; from the coding sequence ATGAAAACCGTTCATTTTGGTAAAAGCGTAATTTCTGATAATGGGCCGTGTTTTATTATCGCCGAGATTGGGCACAATCATCAAGGCAAACTGGAAACTGCTCTTGAAATGATTAAGGTTGCCGCAAATTGCGGTGTCAATGCTGTGAAATTTCAAAAGCGGGATAATAAGAGTCTCTACACGAAGGAATTCTACAATAAACCGTATGATAACGAGAACAGCTACGGGGCTACGTATGGGGAACATCGGGAATATCTCGAATTTGGTTGGGACGAGTATGTTGAAATTATGAATTGTGCTGAGGAGAATGGAGTTGAATTCATGGCTGCAGCCTTTGATTTTAAGAGTGTTGACTTCCTTGAGAAATTAGGCATAACCAGCTATAAGATTGCTTCCGGAGATCTAACCAATACTCCCCTGTTGAAGTATGTTGCCACATTAGGAAAACCAATGTTTGTTTCAACCGGAGCTGCGACATTCGATGAGATACGGATAGCCTATGAAACGATTCGACCCCATAATGATAAAATCTGTATTCTGCATTGCATTGCAGAATACCCTGTTGAATACCGGAACTTGAATTTGAGGATTGTAAAGGTATTAAAAAGGGAATTTCCCGATGCCATTATAGGGTATTCCAGCCATGACAATGGTATTTTAGCTCCCGTAATTGCCTATATGCTTGGTGCCAGGGTTGTAGAAAAGCATTTCACGTTGAATCGTTCATGGAAAGGAACTGACCATAAGTTCTCCCTGGAGCCGGAAGGGTTGCGAAAACAGGTGAGGGATTTGAATCGTGTGGATATCTCTCTTGGTGATGAAGAGCGTGTTGTCTATGACTTTGAAAAAGAGGCAAGAAATAAGATGGGGAAAGGCATCTACACTTCTGAACCGCTCTCCGCAGGTACTATCCTTACCCGGAATGATATTATCTTTAAGACACCCGCTAACGGAGTTCCACCATATCTGGCTGATAAAATCATAGGCAGGAAGCTGAAAGTCGATTTAAATGAAGAGGAGCCGATCTCGCTCGATTTCCTGGAGTGA